A genomic region of Jeotgalibaca ciconiae contains the following coding sequences:
- the yidC gene encoding membrane protein insertase YidC produces the protein MKFNKKKLMFSAEMLAILTFLSGCMQYDENRNPTGFIYEYMVVPTGNLIVWLAELFGGNYGLAIILITIIVRIIIMPLNFSQIKKSMIQQEKMSYIKPELEDIQRRQKEAETPEEKNEASQDMMALYKENNISMTGGVGCLPILIQMPVFTAMYQAVNLTPQISASTFLGINLGSPSILLAILAGVAYLGQGYVSMMGMPEETRGQMKTMLLMNPIMILFFSWSSPAGLALYWLAGGIFAVGQTLIQNKLIKPRVKAEVAEELKNNPIKKPIKKAKPVNKPSTKPVKTLSASQQYANKGKGRNAGKQQKDRR, from the coding sequence ATGAAATTTAATAAAAAGAAATTAATGTTTTCAGCAGAAATGCTAGCAATCTTAACTTTTCTTTCAGGTTGTATGCAATATGACGAAAACAGGAATCCAACTGGATTTATATACGAATACATGGTTGTTCCAACGGGTAATTTAATTGTTTGGCTAGCAGAATTATTCGGTGGTAATTATGGCTTGGCGATTATCTTGATAACAATTATTGTTCGTATCATCATTATGCCATTGAACTTTAGTCAAATAAAGAAATCAATGATTCAGCAAGAAAAAATGAGTTACATCAAGCCTGAACTAGAAGATATCCAACGTCGTCAAAAAGAAGCAGAAACTCCAGAAGAGAAAAATGAAGCTTCTCAAGATATGATGGCTCTTTACAAAGAAAATAATATCAGTATGACCGGTGGAGTCGGTTGTTTGCCAATCTTGATTCAGATGCCTGTCTTTACGGCAATGTATCAAGCTGTAAACTTAACTCCTCAAATTTCCGCGAGTACATTTTTGGGTATTAACCTTGGGAGCCCAAGCATTCTTTTAGCAATTCTTGCCGGGGTAGCTTATCTTGGTCAAGGATATGTTTCCATGATGGGCATGCCTGAAGAAACAAGAGGCCAAATGAAGACAATGCTGCTTATGAATCCGATCATGATTTTATTCTTCTCATGGTCTTCTCCTGCAGGTTTAGCGCTTTACTGGCTAGCAGGTGGTATCTTTGCAGTAGGACAAACACTTATTCAGAATAAACTGATTAAGCCTCGTGTCAAAGCTGAAGTGGCAGAAGAGCTTAAAAACAATCCAATTAAGAAACCAATCAAAAAAGCAAAACCTGTTAACAAGCCAAGTACAAAGCCTGTCAAAACTTTATCTGCGTCTCAACAGTACGCAAACAAAGGAAAAGGAAGAAATGCAGGGAAACAACAAAAAGACCGCCGTTAA
- a CDS encoding sensor histidine kinase produces MPYRKKGTTSSIRWKWGLRLTVAFLSLFLFTSFFVLSKIHESLYEKERQDAEEMVHTVSETFAQLDTSLTENNVKSLMEKISVSTTTRGVLRVDNVPYLDELEGRGITIRVFNTDGRLLYESRRMNTAFQRNSGFYFNETKYNNRDAFVGGNTIVGKENSMLLGYVQIVFRMSDYHELVSQNNKYIFVFMLLGSIICVLLGYGFAQYFFRPIKHMADTMNDITEDTLSQSRINIKSKDRDDELTDLSEQINNLLDKMALYVSQQKQFVEDVSHELRTPTAIVEGHLKLLNRWGKDDPQVLEESLHASLNEITRMKTLVQEMLDLSRAEQVQMHYHNEITPIGEVVKQVFHNFEMLYSEFTIYFDDDLDNERYVNIYRNHLEQILVILLDNAVKYSTERKEIHISISETLSRVQIAIQDFGEGMSQEDQKKIFNRFYRVDKARSREKGGHGLGLSIAKELLEGYKGDISVESVLGHGTVFRIQLPFMVDYQKEEEEI; encoded by the coding sequence ATGCCTTATAGAAAGAAAGGAACCACCAGTTCGATACGTTGGAAGTGGGGGCTCCGATTAACCGTTGCCTTTTTATCTTTATTTCTATTTACATCATTCTTTGTATTAAGTAAGATTCATGAAAGTTTGTATGAGAAAGAAAGACAAGATGCTGAGGAAATGGTTCACACGGTATCTGAGACCTTTGCCCAATTAGATACTAGCTTAACAGAAAATAATGTCAAAAGTCTAATGGAAAAAATCTCCGTTTCTACAACCACAAGAGGTGTTTTGAGGGTAGACAACGTTCCTTATCTCGATGAATTAGAGGGACGGGGGATTACGATTCGCGTATTTAATACGGATGGACGTTTACTCTATGAATCTCGACGTATGAATACAGCATTTCAACGAAATTCCGGTTTTTATTTTAATGAAACAAAATACAACAACAGAGATGCTTTTGTTGGCGGCAATACAATTGTTGGAAAAGAAAACTCTATGCTGCTAGGATACGTTCAGATTGTTTTTCGTATGAGTGACTATCATGAACTTGTTTCACAAAACAATAAATACATTTTTGTCTTTATGTTACTGGGCTCGATTATTTGTGTGTTGTTAGGATACGGATTTGCACAATATTTCTTCAGACCCATTAAACATATGGCAGATACAATGAATGATATTACCGAAGATACTTTATCACAATCACGTATCAATATTAAAAGTAAAGATCGTGACGATGAACTGACTGATTTGTCTGAGCAGATAAATAATTTATTAGATAAGATGGCTTTGTACGTTTCACAACAAAAACAGTTTGTTGAAGACGTTTCTCATGAATTAAGGACACCTACCGCAATTGTAGAGGGCCATCTAAAGCTTTTAAATCGTTGGGGCAAGGACGACCCTCAGGTGCTGGAAGAATCGCTACATGCGTCTTTAAATGAAATCACACGAATGAAAACATTGGTGCAAGAAATGCTGGACCTTTCGAGAGCAGAACAAGTCCAGATGCATTATCACAACGAGATAACCCCAATTGGAGAGGTTGTGAAGCAAGTTTTTCACAATTTTGAAATGCTTTATTCAGAATTCACTATTTATTTTGATGATGACCTCGATAACGAAAGGTATGTAAATATTTACCGCAATCATCTCGAACAAATTTTAGTAATTCTGCTTGATAATGCTGTGAAATATTCAACAGAACGAAAAGAAATTCACATTTCTATTTCCGAGACACTTTCCAGAGTGCAGATTGCTATTCAGGATTTCGGGGAAGGAATGTCTCAAGAAGATCAGAAAAAAATATTTAATCGTTTTTACCGAGTAGATAAAGCTAGATCAAGAGAAAAGGGTGGTCATGGTCTAGGATTATCGATTGCAAAGGAACTGTTAGAAGGTTATAAAGGAGATATATCTGTCGAGAGTGTGCTGGGGCATGGAACTGTCTTTCGTATCCAGCTGCCATTCATGGTTGATTATCAAAAAGAGGAAGAAGAAATCTAA
- the gndA gene encoding NADP-dependent phosphogluconate dehydrogenase: protein MTKQQIGVVGMAVMGKNLALNIESRGYSVSIFNRTGSKTEAVVAENPDKKLVPTYTIEEFVDSLEKPRRILLMVKAGVATDKTIQSLLPHLDKGDVLIDGGNTFYQETIRRNKELENSGVNFIGTGVSGGEEGALKGPSIMPGGQKEAYELVAPILEQISAKAEDGTPCVTYIGSDGAGHYVKMVHNGIEYGDMQLIAESYDLMRNFLKMSVEEIASVFKEWNEGELDSYLIDITADILTKYDPETGKPMVDVILDRAGNKGTGKWTSQSALDLGVPLPLITESVFARFISAIKSERVAASKILPEPTETLPEVDKAEFLENIRKALYFSKIMSYAQGFSQMRFASEENDWNLQYGEIAKIWRAGCIIRARFLQNITDAYEKNPELKNLLLDGYFINITKEYQQSVRKVVSTAVLAGLPVPSLSSAIAYFDSYRSETLPANIIQAQRDYFGAHTYERTDKDGVYHFEWDEEIEVPQ, encoded by the coding sequence ATGACTAAACAACAAATTGGGGTTGTAGGCATGGCTGTAATGGGTAAGAACTTAGCCCTCAATATTGAAAGTAGAGGATACTCAGTATCTATCTTTAACCGAACTGGATCAAAAACAGAAGCAGTTGTTGCTGAAAATCCTGATAAAAAACTAGTTCCAACATATACGATTGAAGAGTTTGTAGATTCACTTGAAAAACCAAGAAGAATTTTATTAATGGTAAAAGCAGGTGTAGCAACAGATAAAACCATTCAATCACTTCTTCCGCACTTAGATAAAGGAGACGTATTAATTGATGGAGGAAATACTTTCTATCAAGAAACGATCCGTCGTAATAAAGAATTAGAAAATTCTGGTGTGAACTTTATCGGAACAGGCGTTTCTGGTGGAGAAGAAGGTGCGCTAAAAGGACCTTCCATTATGCCAGGCGGACAAAAAGAAGCATATGAATTAGTAGCTCCTATTTTAGAGCAAATCTCCGCAAAAGCAGAAGACGGTACCCCGTGTGTGACTTATATTGGCAGCGATGGTGCTGGACATTATGTAAAGATGGTCCACAACGGTATTGAATATGGAGATATGCAATTAATTGCAGAATCTTATGACTTAATGCGTAATTTCCTGAAAATGAGCGTAGAAGAGATTGCTTCAGTCTTCAAAGAGTGGAATGAAGGCGAACTTGATAGTTACTTGATTGATATTACAGCAGATATTCTAACGAAATATGATCCTGAAACTGGCAAACCAATGGTTGATGTCATTCTAGATCGTGCAGGAAACAAGGGTACTGGTAAATGGACTTCTCAAAGTGCACTAGATTTAGGAGTGCCGTTGCCGTTGATTACTGAATCAGTGTTTGCTCGTTTTATTTCAGCAATCAAGTCCGAACGTGTTGCAGCAAGCAAAATTCTACCAGAACCAACAGAAACTCTACCAGAAGTGGACAAAGCAGAGTTTTTAGAAAATATTCGTAAAGCCTTATACTTTAGTAAAATCATGAGCTATGCTCAAGGTTTTTCTCAAATGCGTTTTGCAAGTGAAGAAAATGACTGGAATCTACAATATGGCGAAATTGCAAAAATTTGGAGAGCGGGATGCATTATCCGTGCTCGGTTCTTACAAAACATCACTGACGCATATGAAAAGAATCCAGAACTGAAGAATTTGCTGTTAGACGGTTATTTTATAAATATTACAAAAGAGTATCAACAATCTGTTCGTAAAGTAGTTTCTACTGCCGTGTTAGCTGGTTTGCCAGTTCCGTCTCTTTCTTCCGCGATTGCATACTTTGATTCTTATCGTTCAGAGACATTGCCAGCAAATATCATTCAAGCACAACGTGATTACTTTGGCGCTCATACTTATGAACGTACGGATAAAGATGGTGTTTATCACTTTGAATGGGATGAAGAAATAGAAGTTCCGCAATAA
- a CDS encoding DUF1033 family protein — MYQVFLTKGEYEPWWFFDDWKTLVIKKVDCSNFKEAHQVYEQYSSELSSRYPFQKNKTPFLKAYWCEEEMEYCESCEDDIQIFHGVMLLHDEQILEL; from the coding sequence ATGTATCAAGTTTTTTTAACAAAAGGCGAATACGAGCCTTGGTGGTTTTTTGATGATTGGAAGACATTAGTGATAAAAAAAGTTGATTGTTCAAATTTTAAAGAGGCGCATCAAGTTTATGAGCAATACTCTTCTGAACTTTCATCGAGATATCCTTTTCAAAAGAATAAAACACCTTTTTTAAAGGCATATTGGTGTGAAGAAGAAATGGAGTATTGTGAGTCTTGTGAAGACGATATACAAATTTTTCATGGAGTAATGTTATTGCATGATGAACAGATATTGGAATTATAA
- a CDS encoding response regulator transcription factor — protein sequence MEKKEKQRILIIEDEKNLARFIELELKHEGYETEICYNGRTGLEAALNSDWDLILLDLMLPELNGIEVCRRLRPTKNVPIIIMTARDSVIDRVSGLDHGADDYIVKPFAIEELLARIRALLRRIEIEEEQRKVKQTTVTYRDLVIEKENRIVRRNDEPIELTKREYELLLILMENVNVVLSRDVLLNKVWGYKSEVETNVVDVYIRYLRNKIDVPGKDSYIQTVRGTGYVMRSLNS from the coding sequence ATGGAGAAAAAAGAAAAGCAACGTATTTTAATCATTGAAGATGAAAAAAATCTTGCTCGTTTTATTGAATTAGAATTAAAGCATGAAGGGTACGAGACAGAGATTTGTTATAATGGCCGGACAGGACTGGAAGCAGCTTTAAATTCTGACTGGGATCTAATTCTTCTTGATTTGATGTTACCAGAGTTAAATGGAATTGAAGTGTGTCGACGACTTAGACCAACTAAAAATGTCCCAATTATCATTATGACGGCTCGTGATTCTGTAATCGATCGTGTTTCTGGATTAGATCATGGTGCAGACGATTATATTGTAAAACCTTTTGCAATTGAAGAATTGCTTGCGAGAATCCGCGCTTTGTTACGTCGTATTGAAATTGAAGAAGAACAAAGAAAAGTAAAACAAACAACGGTAACTTATCGTGATTTAGTCATTGAAAAAGAAAATAGAATTGTTCGTCGTAATGATGAACCGATTGAATTAACAAAACGGGAATATGAATTGCTATTAATCTTGATGGAAAACGTAAATGTGGTTCTTTCTCGAGATGTCCTTTTGAATAAAGTATGGGGCTATAAGTCTGAAGTAGAAACAAACGTAGTAGACGTATACATTCGTTACCTAAGAAATAAAATTGATGTTCCTGGAAAAGACAGCTACATTCAAACGGTTCGTGGAACTGGATATGTTATGCGTTCACTAAATTCATGA
- a CDS encoding DNA translocase FtsK yields the protein MKTVARTPTNKNKTKRKTKKTNKVSYELVGILFVFSAVLGLSQLGFIGILIANFFRFFFGELFVVPLALFGIYGLYLLIMGREPRLRKNFVLSGVLFLVAGMLLLHAQTFQHVMDSEGSLFQITLMRFLSDVRTSTVSGIMGGGMIGAVLYQCSHFLVSQWGTFTIIGFLVFFGVCVLFGMDTHDVMELIRKIFLSIYGFLQKLFNPIINFMKEKVGEKTEQLKNREAQPSIVTSQKEVGAESSSNDNWFKKAKNKIRKETTAMIVDEEKERDDTPEQIQLMIDSYQKKDEVAMKQEEETQSSGEKIKELEEIEEDDNEEVLDFEITEETENRDYQLPPISLLKDIPPTDQSNEYAIIEKNVKKLEETFASFGVDAKVRKANLGPAVTKYEIQPAVGVKVSKIVNLADDLALALAAKDIRIEAPIPGKSFIGIEVPNSKISTVSFRSILDRNHESDKLLEVPLGRDISGVVQYADLTKMPHLLIAGATGSGKSVSINGIITSILMKAKPNEVKMMMIDPKKVELNVYNGVPHLLTPVVTNPRKAAQALHKVVAEMERRYELFAGTGMRNIDGYNELVMEYNVEKGENNPTLPYIVVIVDELADLMMVASNEVEDAITRLAQMARAAGIHMILATQRPSVDVITGIIKANVPSRIAFAVSSSIDSRTIIDGSGAEKLLGRGDMLFRPMGENKPRRVQGAFISDSEVESIVTFVKEQQEPNYVEEMMQLEPTAAVSEDPEDEYFDQALEFVMEEESASISKLQRKFRIGYNRAARIIDDMEARGYVGPADGSKPRKVNVTKELLQESSDSE from the coding sequence GTGAAGACTGTGGCAAGAACACCAACGAATAAGAATAAAACAAAACGAAAAACAAAAAAGACAAACAAAGTTTCATATGAATTAGTGGGAATATTATTCGTATTTTCAGCTGTGTTAGGGCTAAGCCAATTAGGATTTATTGGTATATTAATCGCGAACTTTTTCCGTTTCTTTTTTGGAGAACTGTTTGTAGTTCCCCTTGCATTATTTGGAATATATGGTTTGTATTTACTAATAATGGGCAGAGAACCGCGTTTAAGGAAAAACTTTGTGTTATCTGGCGTGTTATTTTTAGTTGCAGGGATGCTTTTATTGCATGCTCAAACGTTTCAGCACGTAATGGATTCAGAGGGATCTCTTTTTCAAATTACCTTAATGCGTTTTCTATCTGACGTAAGAACCAGCACGGTTTCAGGGATTATGGGAGGCGGCATGATTGGTGCTGTTTTATACCAATGCAGCCATTTCCTCGTATCCCAATGGGGAACCTTTACCATTATAGGCTTCTTGGTTTTCTTTGGAGTTTGTGTGTTATTCGGAATGGATACGCATGATGTCATGGAATTAATTAGAAAAATATTTTTATCAATCTATGGCTTCCTCCAAAAACTATTTAATCCAATTATCAATTTTATGAAGGAAAAAGTAGGAGAAAAAACAGAGCAATTAAAGAATCGAGAAGCTCAGCCGTCCATCGTAACTTCTCAAAAAGAAGTGGGAGCAGAATCTTCTTCGAATGATAACTGGTTTAAAAAAGCGAAAAATAAAATCAGGAAAGAAACAACTGCAATGATTGTGGATGAAGAAAAAGAAAGAGACGATACGCCAGAACAAATTCAATTAATGATTGACAGTTACCAAAAGAAAGATGAGGTAGCTATGAAACAAGAGGAAGAAACCCAATCAAGTGGAGAGAAAATTAAAGAGCTTGAAGAAATTGAAGAAGACGATAATGAAGAGGTATTGGATTTTGAAATTACCGAAGAAACAGAAAATCGTGATTATCAATTACCACCGATTTCTTTATTAAAGGATATTCCGCCGACGGATCAGTCGAATGAATATGCAATTATTGAGAAAAATGTTAAAAAACTGGAAGAAACATTTGCCAGCTTTGGAGTGGATGCGAAAGTTCGAAAAGCAAATCTTGGTCCTGCTGTAACAAAATATGAAATTCAACCTGCTGTAGGTGTGAAAGTCAGCAAGATTGTGAACCTTGCTGACGATTTAGCGCTAGCATTAGCTGCGAAAGATATTCGTATCGAAGCGCCGATTCCTGGAAAATCCTTTATCGGAATTGAGGTTCCTAACAGTAAAATCAGTACGGTTTCTTTCCGAAGTATTTTAGATCGTAACCATGAAAGTGATAAGTTATTGGAAGTTCCGTTAGGAAGAGATATCTCTGGTGTCGTTCAATATGCGGATTTAACGAAGATGCCTCACTTACTAATCGCTGGTGCTACCGGTAGTGGGAAGTCCGTATCAATTAACGGAATTATTACAAGTATTTTAATGAAGGCTAAACCGAATGAAGTAAAAATGATGATGATTGACCCTAAGAAAGTTGAACTGAATGTTTATAATGGTGTTCCTCATCTTCTCACACCTGTAGTAACAAATCCTCGCAAAGCTGCGCAAGCTCTGCATAAAGTAGTAGCCGAAATGGAAAGACGTTATGAATTATTTGCAGGAACAGGTATGAGAAATATCGATGGTTATAATGAGTTGGTTATGGAATACAACGTTGAAAAAGGAGAAAATAATCCGACTCTTCCTTATATCGTTGTGATTGTCGATGAGTTAGCGGACTTAATGATGGTAGCAAGTAATGAAGTCGAAGATGCGATTACCCGGCTTGCACAAATGGCTCGTGCAGCTGGAATCCATATGATTCTTGCTACACAACGTCCAAGTGTGGATGTTATTACAGGGATTATCAAAGCAAATGTCCCATCCAGAATTGCATTTGCTGTTTCCAGTTCAATTGATTCACGTACAATTATTGATGGAAGCGGAGCAGAAAAACTATTAGGACGCGGTGATATGTTATTCCGTCCTATGGGAGAAAATAAACCAAGACGTGTTCAAGGTGCCTTTATTTCTGATTCTGAAGTAGAGAGTATCGTGACATTTGTGAAAGAACAACAAGAACCGAATTATGTGGAAGAGATGATGCAACTAGAGCCAACCGCTGCGGTTTCAGAGGATCCTGAAGATGAATATTTTGACCAAGCGTTAGAATTCGTCATGGAAGAAGAATCCGCAAGTATTTCAAAATTACAAAGAAAATTTCGAATCGGTTATAACCGTGCAGCTAGGATCATCGATGATATGGAAGCAAGAGGGTATGTAGGTCCAGCAGACGGGAGTAAGCCCAGGAAAGTGAACGTAACAAAAGAATTACTACAAGAAAGTTCGGATTCTGAGTGA
- a CDS encoding DUF4044 domain-containing protein yields the protein MSKKSNTTSKQSKMAKIVIWIMLFAMVGSALLSVLYSLFINL from the coding sequence GTGAGCAAAAAATCAAATACAACTTCTAAGCAAAGTAAAATGGCAAAAATCGTTATTTGGATTATGCTATTCGCTATGGTCGGAAGCGCGCTTCTCTCCGTTTTGTATTCCCTATTTATTAATCTATAA
- a CDS encoding rhodanese-like domain-containing protein, whose product MNGFNLFSLILWGGLIIYGIYWLYRFIERKRSAELLTSDEFRKDMRKVQIVDVRERPEFEAGHVLGARNIAFTQFKERYPEIRKDQPVYLYDQRTSLSGRAAAILKKNGYDKNKIFILKGGYDNWDGKIKKGN is encoded by the coding sequence ATGAATGGTTTTAATTTATTTTCATTAATTCTCTGGGGTGGATTAATCATATATGGTATTTATTGGTTGTATCGCTTTATTGAAAGAAAAAGATCGGCAGAACTTTTAACTTCGGATGAGTTTCGGAAGGACATGCGAAAAGTACAGATTGTGGATGTGAGGGAACGTCCTGAGTTTGAAGCGGGACACGTTTTAGGAGCAAGAAATATTGCTTTCACACAATTCAAAGAGCGATATCCTGAAATTCGCAAAGATCAACCAGTCTATTTGTATGATCAACGTACTTCGTTAAGTGGCCGCGCTGCTGCTATTTTAAAAAAGAATGGCTATGACAAAAACAAAATCTTCATCTTAAAAGGCGGTTACGACAACTGGGATGGTAAGATTAAAAAAGGAAATTAA
- a CDS encoding acylphosphatase: MRKVKIQVIGRVQGVGFRYVTKQLADDMEVKGTVRNESDGSVYIEAAGTNERIEQFITALENNPTPFSKVNNVIVTDDAKLDNFVSFKITN, translated from the coding sequence ATGAGAAAAGTAAAGATCCAGGTAATCGGCCGTGTACAAGGTGTAGGCTTTCGTTATGTCACAAAACAATTAGCAGATGACATGGAAGTAAAAGGAACGGTCCGCAACGAGTCAGACGGCTCAGTTTACATCGAAGCAGCAGGGACAAATGAACGCATAGAACAATTTATTACTGCATTGGAAAATAATCCCACTCCATTTTCAAAAGTGAATAATGTCATCGTTACAGATGACGCAAAGCTTGATAATTTCGTAAGCTTTAAAATAACTAATTGA
- a CDS encoding ROK family glucokinase: protein MSSKILGIDLGGTSVKLAILTEDGKIQQKWSIGTDILDGGKQIVPDIIQSIQHHFDLYQLTKDDFKGIGMGSPGAVNRKLGTVTGAFNLNWKDSQEVGKEIEDAIGLPFYIDNDANVAALGEKWMGAGADDPDVVFITLGTGVGGGVVMNGELIHGTAGSGGEIGHITIEPNGFECTCGKKGCLETVASASGVINLTRQYSEKFAGKSELKTLIDDGAEVTSKMVFDLAKEKDALAEMVVDQFAYYLGLACSHLGNILNPKYIIIGGGVSNAGEFLLEKVQKSFATYTFPNVRETTHVKLAELGNDAGVIGAGYLVKVNK, encoded by the coding sequence TTGTCATCAAAAATTTTAGGAATTGATTTAGGCGGGACTTCTGTAAAATTAGCGATTCTTACGGAAGACGGAAAGATTCAACAAAAATGGAGTATTGGGACCGATATCTTGGATGGCGGAAAACAAATTGTTCCAGATATTATTCAATCGATCCAACATCATTTTGACCTGTACCAATTAACGAAAGATGATTTCAAAGGAATCGGCATGGGTTCCCCTGGAGCAGTGAACCGCAAGTTGGGCACTGTTACGGGAGCCTTTAATTTAAATTGGAAAGATTCACAAGAAGTTGGCAAAGAGATTGAGGATGCTATTGGGCTTCCATTTTATATTGACAATGATGCGAACGTCGCTGCGCTTGGAGAAAAGTGGATGGGTGCAGGTGCTGATGATCCTGATGTAGTTTTTATTACACTCGGAACCGGTGTTGGCGGCGGTGTCGTTATGAACGGCGAACTTATCCATGGAACTGCAGGGTCTGGTGGAGAAATTGGACATATTACAATCGAGCCAAATGGGTTTGAATGTACTTGTGGTAAAAAAGGCTGTCTAGAGACAGTAGCGAGCGCCTCTGGTGTCATCAATTTAACTCGTCAGTATTCAGAGAAATTTGCTGGAAAATCTGAATTAAAGACTCTAATAGATGATGGTGCAGAAGTTACTTCAAAGATGGTTTTTGATTTAGCAAAAGAGAAAGATGCTTTAGCAGAGATGGTAGTCGATCAATTTGCCTATTATTTAGGGTTAGCATGTAGTCATCTCGGCAACATTTTAAATCCTAAGTATATTATCATTGGCGGCGGAGTATCAAATGCAGGAGAGTTTTTGCTGGAAAAGGTACAAAAAAGCTTCGCTACTTATACCTTCCCGAATGTTCGTGAAACGACTCATGTAAAACTAGCTGAGCTTGGAAATGATGCAGGTGTAATCGGAGCAGGGTATTTAGTTAAAGTTAATAAATAG